The following are encoded in a window of Sminthopsis crassicaudata isolate SCR6 chromosome 5, ASM4859323v1, whole genome shotgun sequence genomic DNA:
- the LOC141542773 gene encoding olfactory receptor 6C2-like gives MRNHTGISLFIFRGLTDDPQLKILLLTFLFLSYILSVTGNLIIIILTLIDQHLKTPMYFFLRNFSFLELSFTTACIPRFLYTMSTGDYTVTYNECFTQLFFAIFFGASEFFLLAAMSYDRYVAICKPLHYAAIINNRVCNQLLLSCWVSGSMIIIPIVSFGLQLEFCDSNIIDHFLCDISPLLEITCSDTQFMERMVLALAVFTLIIPLVLVVLSYACIIRTILRFPSAEQRKKAFSTCSSHMIVVSMTYGSCIFIYIKPSEREGVAMNKVVLVLATSVAPVMNPFIYTLRNKQVIKAFRDALQKIVLISKL, from the coding sequence ATGAGAAATCATACAGGGATATCATTGTTCATTTTCCGGGGATTGACAGATGACCCACAGCTGAAGATTCTGCTTTTgacctttctgtttctgtcttacATCCTGAGTGTAACTGGGAACTtgatcatcatcatcctcacttTAATAGATCAGCACCTTAAAACCcctatgtattttttcctcaGGAACTTTTCTTTCTTAGAATTGTCATTCACAACTGCCTGTATTCCCAGATTCCTGTACACCATGTCAACTGGAGACTATACCGTGACCTATAATGAATGTTTCACTCAATTattttttgcaattttctttGGGGCCTCAGAATTTTTTCTCTTGGCTGCCATGTCTTATGACCGCTATGTGGCTATCTGCAAACCCCTGCACTATGCAGCCATCATAAACAACAGAGTCTGTAATCAGCTCCTTCTGAGTTGTTGGGTATCTGGGTCGATGATTATCATTCCAATAGTTAGTTTTGGTCTTCAGCTAGAATTCTGTGACTCCAATATCATTGACCATTTTCTCTGTGATATATCACCATTGCTGGAGATCACATGCTCTGATACACAGTTCATGGAAAGAATGGTGTTAGCCCTTGCTGTGTTCACACTCATCATCCCCTTAGTGTTAGTGGTTCTATCTTATGCATGTATCATTAGGACTATTCTGAGATTCCCTTCAGCTGAGCAAAGGAAAAAAGCCTTTTCTACTTGTTCCTCCCACATGATTGTTGTCTCCATGACTTATGGAAGCTGCATCTTCATCTATATCAAACCTTCTGAAAGAGAAGGAGTGGCTATGAATAAAGTAGTGTTAGTACTTGCAACCTCAGTAGCACCTGTAATGAACCCTTTCATTTATACCCTGAGGAATAAACAAGTGATTAAAGCTTTTAGAGATGCACTGCAAAAGATTGTATTGATTTCAAAGTTATAA